One part of the Vitis riparia cultivar Riparia Gloire de Montpellier isolate 1030 chromosome 15, EGFV_Vit.rip_1.0, whole genome shotgun sequence genome encodes these proteins:
- the LOC117932763 gene encoding uncharacterized protein LOC117932763 yields the protein MNMSIISCFLLFFLCISLNDNACSARLLGAEKKFHLSNKNNGDEKVINPDKISADDQKASFSNKLEAAMGDGNKIEESAIHEATQKIKDAGQISDHVVQKGSVGSFSWTVPRTKNSDKHPGFNLDYAPPKIHPPSHN from the exons ATGAACATGTCCATCatatcttgttttcttcttttctttctgtgCATTTCTTTGAATGATAATGCATGTAGCGCTCGGCTTCTTGGTGCAGAAAAGAAGTTCCATCTCTCCAACAAG AATAATGGTGATGAGAAGGTGATCAATCCAGATAAGATATCAGCAGATGACCAGAAGGCTTCCTTTTCAAACAAACTCGAGGCGGCCATGGGCGATGGCaacaagattgaggagagtgcaATTCATGAAGCCACTCAAAAGATCAAGGACGCAGGACAAATTTCAGATCATGTTGTTCAAAAAGGGTCTGTGGGATCATTTTCTTGGACTGTGCCTCGCACGAAAAACAGCGATAAACACCCGGGTTTCAACTTGGACTACGCACCACCAAAGATACACCCTCCTTCTCACAACTGA
- the LOC117932476 gene encoding spindle and kinetochore-associated protein 1 homolog: MDVKEAGTSLDSIISSFNTRITELQELVIGRNMYPASSITDLTAVDASLKAMELQVQAIKDRLRDEIEAIPKAKKLIDASLRQQKKLQSMYSYVPSNFPDRVAPSNLESSKSLMSETSKQCTNFGSEKHEEEPAAPPKEKKGRAPPPLWFITIDELDSLSSYMRGRLTLEKVNAAINDMATYAEANAQLIAAPKKKLAENVWERALEIRDIAMTGGVKGKYFFLETDIKGPALKLDNTGRAILTVLRHLGRISEIRIGHHRVIILSKPQ, encoded by the exons ATGGATGTGAAGGAAGCTGGTACTTCACTCGATTCTATAATATCTTCATTCAACACTCGCATTACGGAGCTTCAAGAACTCGTCATCGGCCGAAACA TGTATCCCGCCAGTAGCATTACTGATCTGACGGCGGTCGATGCATCATTGAAGGCGATGGAGCTTCAGGTGCAGGCTATCAAGGACCGCTTGCGAGACGAGATCGAAGCTATTCCCAAAGCCAAA AAACTCATTGATGCCTCCTTGCGGCAGCAGAAGAAATTGCAGAGTATGTATTCTTATGTCCCCTCAAATTTTCCTGATAGAGTGGCGCCCTCAAATCTAGAGTCAAGTAAaag TTTGATGTCAGAAACCTCTAAACAATGTACAAATTTTGGTTCTGAAAAACACGAGGAGGAGCCTGCAGCGCCGCCCAAG GAGAAAAAGGGCCGAGCCCCTCCACCACTGTGGTTTATTACTATTGATGAGCTGGATTCTCTGTCATC ATACATGAGGGGAAGGCTTACACTAGAGAAGGTAAATGCAGCTATAAATGACATGGCAACATATGCCGAAGCAAATGCTCAGCTCATTGCAGCCCCAAAAAAAAAG TTGGCGGAAAATGTATGGGAAAGGGCCTTG GAAATAAGAGATATTGCAATGACAGGAGGAGTAAAgggcaaatatttttttcttgaaactgACATCAAAGGACCTGCGCTAAAGCTGGACAACACTGGAAGAGCAATACTAACA GTTCTTCGTCACCTGGGTCGCATAAGCGAGATCCGGATCGGGCATCACCGTGTGATCATTCTTTCGAAGCCTCAATGA
- the LOC117932737 gene encoding L-lactate dehydrogenase B-like produces MEKSSSASSLGPLGLDIAQSFFKPIQQAEPPSPTKRHTKISVIGVGNVGMAIAQTILTQGLIDELALVDVNPDKLRGEMLDLQHAAAFLPRTKILASVDYSVTAGSDLCIVTAGVRQGSGESRLNLVQRNVKLFSCIIPQLAHSSPDSILLIVTNPVDVLTYVAWKLSGFPPNRVIGSGTNLDSSRFRFLIADHLDVSAQDVQAFIVGEHGDSSVALWSSISVGGVPILGFLENQQITFSKETLENIHKEVINSAYEVISLKACTSWAIGYSVASLARTILRDQRRIHPVSILAKGFYGIDGDEVFLSLPVQLGRSGVLGVANVHLTDEEAQRLRDSAEIIAQVQSQLNVTNLDIS; encoded by the exons ATGGAGAAGAGCTCTTCAGCATCCTCCCTCGGCCCACTGGGCCTAGACATAGCCCAATCCTTCTTCAAGCCCATCCAACAGGCGGAGCCACCCTCCCCCACCAAACGCCACACCAAGATTTCAGTCATCGGTGTCGGAAATGTTGGCATGGCCATTGCCCAAACCATACTGACCCAGGGCCTTATAGACGAACTTGCGCTGGTCGACGTCAACCCCGATAAATTACGTGGCGAGATGCTCGATCTCCAGCACGCCGCCGCATTTTTGCCGCGTACCAAGATTCTTGCGTCGGTTGATTACTCGGTCACCGCCGGTTCCGATCTCTGCATAGTCACAGCTGGGGTGCGACAAGGTTCTGGAGAGTCTAGACTAAACCTAGTTCAACGTAACGTGAAattgttttcttgtatcataCCTCAACTTGCACACTCCTCACCTGATTCCATACTACTTATAGTAACGAACCCGGTGGACGTACTAACGTATGTTGCATGGAAGTTGTCCGGCTTTCCACCTAATCGGGTGATTGGATCGGGGACTAATCTTGATTCATCGAGGTTTCGATTTTTAATAGCAGATCATCTTGATGTTAGCGCTCAAGATGTTCAG GCGTTCATTGTTGGGGAGCACGGTGACAGCTCGGTGGCGCTGTGGTCGAGCATAAGTGTGGGAGGAGTTCCAATACTGGGTTTCTTAGAGAATCAACAGATCACCTTCAGTAAGGAGACCCTGGAGAATATACACAAAGAAGTTATCAATAGCGCATATGAAGTGATTAGTCTGAAGGCGTGTACGTCATGGGCGATAGGTTACTCGGTGGCCAGCCTGGCTAGAACCATACTAAGGGACCAGAGGCGAATCCATCCTGTGTCCATTCTTGCTAAGGGCTTCTATGGCATTGATGGTGACGAGGTGTTCTTGAGCCTGCCTGTGCAGCTTGGAAGGAGTGGGGTTCTTGGTGTGGCTAACGTTCATCTAACCGATGAGGAAGCTCAGCGACTCCGGGACTCAGCTGAGATCATTGCACAAGTTCAAAGCCAGCTTAATGTCACGAATTTAGATATTTCCTAA
- the LOC117932083 gene encoding putative lipid-binding protein At4g00165 encodes MKREMASWGSKVAALLILLNIFFFSCVSCNGVPCPPNTPPAPTVPKSPPKKPAPTVPTPPPKKSAKCPKDTLKFGACANWLGLVGEVVGTPPSSKCCALVAGLADLEAALCFCTAIKANVLGAIKVEVPVALTLLVNACGKKVPEGFVCA; translated from the coding sequence ATGAAAAGAGAAATGGCTTCCTGGGGTTCTAAGGTAGCAGCTCTTCTCATTCTCCtgaacatcttcttcttctcttgtgTCTCATGTAATGGGGTTCCATGCCCCCCCAATACGCCTCCAGCTCCCACTGTCCCAAAGTCTCCTCCGAAGAAACCAGCTCCCACTGTCCCAACGCCTCCTCCGAAGAAATCAGCTAAGTGCCCGAAAGATACCCTTAAGTTTGGGGCGTGTGCCAACTGGCTAGGATTGGTGGGGGAGGTTGTTGGGACTCCACCTAGCAGCAAATGTTGTGCACTGGTGGCGGGTCTGGCTGATCTTGAAGCTGCATTGTGCTTTTGCACTGCAATTAAGGCCAATGTGTTGGGGGCTATCAAGGTTGAAGTGCCTGTGGCCCTGACTTTGCTTGTGAATGCATGTGGGAAGAAGGTTCCTGAAGGCTTTGTATGTGCATAG